In Curtobacterium sp. TC1, the following proteins share a genomic window:
- a CDS encoding luciferase family protein produces MISTPRPGVRPTVSDDGPQRQLTDRATPERWGRLVANALALPDVVEGHSRVSPASSRALFLRDRADHVVPWTSLAPEGRLEPVHLHGVDDTSVHLCLPAARGVELTALGWATPHQYEDHGTEFLVYGPRDDHEVDVVLAIIAESLAFARDPGDEQPGHGPV; encoded by the coding sequence GTGATCTCCACACCTCGCCCCGGTGTCCGCCCGACCGTGTCCGACGACGGGCCACAACGTCAGCTCACCGACCGAGCGACCCCGGAGCGGTGGGGACGACTCGTCGCGAACGCCCTGGCACTACCGGACGTCGTCGAGGGGCACAGTCGGGTCTCGCCGGCGTCGTCGCGCGCACTGTTCCTCCGCGACCGTGCCGACCACGTCGTGCCGTGGACGTCGCTCGCTCCCGAGGGGCGCCTCGAACCCGTGCACCTGCACGGTGTCGACGACACCTCGGTGCACCTGTGCCTGCCGGCGGCTCGTGGCGTCGAGCTCACCGCTCTCGGGTGGGCGACCCCCCATCAGTACGAGGACCACGGCACCGAGTTCCTCGTCTACGGGCCGCGCGACGACCACGAGGTGGACGTCGTGCTCGCGATCATCGCGGAGAGCCTGGCCTTCGCCCGCGACCCCGGCGACGAACAGCCCGGACACGGCCCGGTCTGA
- a CDS encoding dihydrofolate reductase family protein, with product MPARFVYWMNVSIDGFVERDEGELGDVAGPEWMRIDEPLHREFNARAAALTLSVEGRVVRDVMDPFWPDARTDGSMPAFMREYGEIWTDQPKILVSRTRTSADHNTRIIGGDDAIAQLAVLREESEGDIGVGGPNLATQLLDAGLLDELLLYTHPAVLGAGRPLFDPPASGGRPPVLLDLLEQREYHNGVTLHRYQVLR from the coding sequence ATGCCCGCGAGGTTCGTGTACTGGATGAACGTGTCGATCGACGGCTTCGTCGAGCGCGACGAGGGAGAACTCGGCGACGTCGCTGGACCCGAGTGGATGCGGATCGACGAGCCGCTGCACCGCGAGTTCAACGCCCGCGCCGCCGCGTTGACCCTGTCCGTCGAGGGCCGGGTCGTCCGCGACGTGATGGACCCGTTCTGGCCGGACGCCCGCACCGACGGGTCGATGCCGGCGTTCATGCGCGAGTACGGCGAGATCTGGACCGACCAGCCGAAGATCCTGGTCTCACGCACCCGGACCAGCGCCGACCACAACACGCGGATCATCGGCGGCGACGACGCGATCGCGCAGCTCGCCGTCCTGCGCGAGGAGTCCGAGGGCGACATCGGCGTCGGCGGCCCGAACCTCGCGACGCAGTTGCTCGACGCGGGGCTGCTCGACGAGCTCCTGCTCTACACGCACCCCGCGGTGCTCGGCGCCGGCCGTCCGCTGTTCGATCCGCCGGCCTCGGGTGGACGGCCGCCGGTGCTGCTGGACCTGCTCGAGCAGCGGGAGTACCACAACGGGGTCACGCTGCACCGCTACCAGGTGCTGCGGTAG
- a CDS encoding PadR family transcriptional regulator, which yields MSSGELREPVFWILTSLTGGRQHGYAIIQAVSDLSEGRVALAVTTLYASLERLQKDGLVQGDGDEVVSGRLRRYFAITTEGEQRLADEAARLDAKLRVLRTRLGRATTATAGGAA from the coding sequence ATGAGCAGTGGGGAACTCCGCGAACCCGTCTTCTGGATCCTGACCAGCCTGACGGGCGGTCGACAGCACGGGTACGCGATCATCCAGGCGGTGTCCGACCTGTCCGAAGGCCGCGTCGCACTCGCGGTCACCACGTTGTACGCGTCGCTCGAGCGTCTCCAGAAGGACGGGCTGGTCCAGGGCGACGGTGACGAGGTCGTCAGCGGTCGACTCCGGCGCTACTTCGCGATCACGACCGAGGGCGAGCAGCGGCTGGCCGACGAAGCCGCACGGCTGGACGCGAAGCTGCGCGTCCTCCGCACCCGACTCGGGCGTGCGACGACGGCGACGGCCGGGGGAGCGGCATGA
- a CDS encoding cysteine hydrolase family protein codes for MTRALLLVDIQLDYFPGGAFPLVEPEAAAAAARAVLDSFRAAGDLVVHVFHVSTDPDATFFVPGMPGLDFHPSVVPVDGEPVLEKHAPNSFIGTGLQELLTDAGVDEVTIVGMMSSMCIDSTTRAAHELGFTATVVADACAAPDLTSGGVTVPGASVHAAFMAALDGSFATVTTSDALNR; via the coding sequence ATGACCCGCGCGCTGCTCCTCGTCGACATCCAGCTGGACTACTTCCCGGGCGGGGCGTTCCCCCTCGTCGAACCCGAGGCTGCTGCGGCCGCGGCCCGTGCGGTGCTCGACTCCTTCCGCGCTGCCGGCGACCTGGTGGTGCACGTGTTCCACGTGTCCACCGATCCCGACGCCACGTTCTTCGTGCCGGGCATGCCGGGACTCGACTTCCACCCGTCGGTCGTGCCCGTCGACGGCGAGCCGGTCCTCGAGAAGCACGCACCGAACAGCTTCATCGGCACCGGACTCCAGGAACTGCTGACCGACGCCGGAGTCGACGAGGTCACCATCGTCGGCATGATGAGCAGCATGTGCATCGACTCGACGACCCGGGCCGCGCACGAGCTCGGCTTCACGGCGACCGTCGTCGCCGACGCGTGCGCGGCGCCGGACCTGACCTCTGGGGGCGTCACCGTCCCGGGCGCGAGCGTCCACGCCGCCTTCATGGCGGCGCTCGACGGCAGCTTCGCGACCGTCACGACGAGCGACGCGCTCAACCGCTGA
- a CDS encoding SDR family NAD(P)-dependent oxidoreductase has translation MTEPQTFFITGTSRGMGTDFARAALDAGHHVVATGRDPERVLAAVGQQDEAVVGQHEELLAVALDVTDERTVRSAVDAAIERFGRIDVLVNNAGSFQGGFFEEVSPEQFRAQMETNFFGALNVTRAVLPVMRAQGSGRVISISSTAGIVAGAGGSAYAASKFALEGWMEALHDEVMPFGIHTTVVEPGFFRTDLLAEGSSTFWGDVHLDDYRSSSDQTKEFFRGMEGKQSGDPVKLARTLLALTEMSEPPVRLVAGADSVAGVLRKAQQLDEQARAFPELTSSLDLDDQQR, from the coding sequence ATGACCGAACCCCAGACCTTCTTCATCACCGGGACCAGCCGCGGCATGGGCACCGACTTCGCGCGTGCGGCCCTGGACGCCGGACACCACGTCGTCGCGACCGGGCGGGACCCGGAACGCGTCCTCGCAGCCGTCGGACAGCAGGACGAGGCAGTCGTTGGCCAGCACGAGGAACTGCTCGCCGTCGCGCTGGACGTCACGGACGAGCGCACCGTCCGGAGCGCGGTCGACGCCGCGATCGAACGGTTCGGCCGCATCGACGTGCTGGTGAACAACGCCGGGAGCTTCCAGGGCGGGTTCTTCGAAGAGGTCTCCCCGGAGCAGTTCCGCGCGCAGATGGAGACGAACTTCTTCGGCGCGCTGAACGTCACCCGTGCGGTGCTCCCCGTCATGCGGGCACAGGGCTCTGGTCGGGTCATCAGCATCAGCTCCACCGCGGGCATCGTCGCCGGTGCCGGCGGGAGCGCGTACGCCGCGTCGAAGTTCGCGCTCGAGGGGTGGATGGAGGCACTGCACGACGAGGTCATGCCGTTCGGCATCCACACCACCGTCGTCGAGCCCGGTTTCTTCCGCACCGACCTGCTCGCGGAGGGCAGCTCCACGTTCTGGGGCGACGTCCACCTCGACGACTACCGGTCCTCGTCGGACCAGACCAAGGAGTTCTTCCGCGGCATGGAGGGCAAGCAGAGTGGCGATCCGGTGAAGCTCGCCCGGACGCTCCTGGCCCTGACCGAGATGTCCGAGCCGCCGGTGCGCCTCGTGGCCGGAGCGGACAGCGTCGCGGGGGTCCTGCGGAAGGCGCAGCAGCTGGACGAGCAGGCGCGGGCGTTCCCGGAACTGACCTCGTCGCTCGACCTGGACGACCAGCAGCGCTGA
- a CDS encoding MFS transporter codes for MDPLVTTTPSTPSTTPVADDRLPWFPLALLAAIGFVLVAMETMPAGLLPVIADGMGTSEGTVGLFVSAYAIGTVVATVPAIALTRSLRRKPLLVTAIAVLVIANTLTAFAPNVTVALVTRFVAGAASGVIWGMFATYARRISPARFAGVSLAIVSTGAPVGFALGTPLGSFIGTALDWRWSFIGLSLVGVVVLALIAVFVPDAPGQTGTAKLSVVKVFRIRGIAVILAVIATWMVAHNTIYTYISPYLRVTGTDLSAGLVLLVYGIAAILGVVITGALLDRHPRPLLHLSVGLFVVAGVVLLVGHASPVAVLVAAVLWGVSFGGASTQLQAALTTAGGENADVASAFLPVAFNIAIFVAGVFGAALLTVFDGLVLAVVMIVFGTVAALLTLVGRRSAFPARL; via the coding sequence ATGGACCCCCTCGTGACCACGACCCCGTCGACTCCGTCGACCACTCCGGTTGCCGACGACCGGCTGCCGTGGTTCCCGCTCGCACTGCTCGCGGCGATCGGGTTCGTGCTCGTCGCGATGGAGACCATGCCCGCGGGCCTCCTACCGGTCATCGCGGACGGCATGGGGACATCGGAGGGCACGGTGGGGCTCTTCGTCAGCGCCTACGCGATCGGCACGGTCGTCGCCACGGTGCCGGCGATCGCCCTCACCCGGAGCCTGCGTCGCAAGCCGTTGCTCGTGACGGCCATCGCCGTGCTGGTCATCGCGAACACCCTCACCGCGTTCGCGCCGAACGTGACCGTCGCGCTCGTGACACGGTTCGTCGCCGGCGCGGCGTCCGGCGTCATCTGGGGCATGTTCGCCACCTACGCGCGGCGGATCAGCCCCGCCCGGTTCGCGGGCGTCTCGCTCGCCATCGTCTCCACCGGCGCACCCGTCGGCTTCGCGCTGGGCACGCCGCTCGGGTCGTTCATCGGTACCGCCCTGGACTGGCGGTGGTCGTTCATCGGCCTCAGCCTGGTCGGGGTCGTCGTCCTGGCCCTCATCGCCGTCTTCGTGCCGGATGCACCGGGCCAGACCGGCACCGCGAAGCTCTCCGTCGTCAAGGTGTTCCGCATCCGCGGGATCGCGGTCATCCTCGCCGTCATCGCCACGTGGATGGTCGCGCACAACACGATCTACACCTACATCTCGCCGTACCTGCGGGTGACCGGTACCGACCTCAGCGCCGGGCTCGTCCTCCTCGTCTACGGCATCGCGGCGATCCTCGGCGTCGTGATCACGGGCGCGCTCCTCGACCGGCATCCTCGTCCCCTGCTGCACCTGAGCGTCGGACTGTTCGTCGTCGCCGGTGTCGTCCTGCTCGTCGGTCACGCGTCGCCGGTCGCGGTCCTCGTCGCCGCCGTCCTGTGGGGTGTCAGTTTCGGTGGTGCCTCGACGCAGCTGCAGGCGGCGCTCACCACGGCCGGAGGAGAGAACGCCGACGTCGCCAGCGCGTTCCTACCGGTCGCGTTCAACATCGCGATCTTCGTCGCCGGGGTCTTCGGAGCCGCGCTGTTGACCGTGTTCGACGGACTGGTCCTGGCCGTGGTGATGATCGTCTTCGGGACGGTCGCGGCGCTGCTCACGCTGGTGGGCCGGCGGTCGGCGTTCCCGGCGCGGCTCTAG
- a CDS encoding ABC transporter permease produces the protein MSATTPPVTRAHSASVPDSVRLSFPHLVRSEWIKLRSIRSTIWCYAILVVLTIGMAALLGAFVVVPENAPQSVMNANFVSINTTGVSLSALVVGVLGVLIITGEYGTGQVRSTFTADPRRTGVILAKATVLALTTFVVSVVSTWIGVLLSALLLSSDGTTAQIGDPSVFMPILGSSVYVTLLALLAYGIGLLVRSSAGGIAITLGILLVLPVILSLVAGLLNADWVGDVFRFLPDQAGSQLFAYSSSGAEAGPTSGVVLNGWGGFGVLAGEVLVVGALALTVARRRDV, from the coding sequence ATGAGCGCCACCACCCCGCCCGTCACCCGGGCACACTCGGCTTCCGTGCCGGACTCGGTCCGCCTGTCGTTCCCACACCTGGTCCGCAGTGAGTGGATCAAGCTCCGCAGCATCCGGTCGACGATCTGGTGCTACGCGATCCTGGTCGTGTTGACGATCGGCATGGCGGCGCTGCTCGGCGCCTTCGTGGTCGTGCCGGAGAACGCTCCGCAGTCCGTCATGAACGCCAACTTCGTGAGCATCAACACCACCGGCGTCTCGCTCAGCGCGCTCGTCGTCGGTGTGCTCGGCGTCCTGATCATCACCGGCGAGTACGGCACCGGTCAGGTCCGCTCGACCTTCACGGCTGACCCGCGGCGTACGGGCGTGATCCTCGCGAAGGCGACCGTCCTCGCGCTGACGACCTTCGTCGTGAGCGTGGTGTCGACGTGGATCGGCGTGCTCCTGTCGGCGCTGTTGCTGTCCTCCGACGGCACGACCGCACAGATCGGCGACCCGTCGGTGTTCATGCCGATCCTCGGTTCGTCGGTCTACGTGACGCTGCTCGCACTGCTCGCCTACGGCATCGGTCTGCTGGTCCGGTCCAGTGCCGGTGGCATCGCGATCACGCTCGGCATCCTGCTCGTCCTGCCGGTGATCTTGTCGCTGGTCGCGGGTCTGTTGAACGCCGACTGGGTCGGTGACGTGTTCCGGTTCCTGCCCGACCAGGCAGGGAGCCAGCTCTTCGCGTACTCGTCCTCGGGCGCGGAGGCCGGACCGACGAGCGGTGTCGTCCTGAACGGCTGGGGCGGATTCGGTGTCCTGGCGGGCGAGGTCCTGGTCGTGGGTGCGCTCGCGCTGACGGTCGCACGTCGGCGCGACGTCTGA
- a CDS encoding ABC transporter ATP-binding protein has product MIEVSHLTKQYGPKTAVDDVSFVVRPGSVTGFLGPNGAGKSTTMRMIMGLDRPTAGSATVNGQPYTTFRDPLRQVGALLEAKAVHSGRSAYNHLLSLAATHGIPKARVHEVIDMTGLESVAKKRVGGFSLGMGQRLGIAAALLGDPKTLILDEPVNGLDPDGVLWVRQLARRMAADGRTVFLSSHLMSEMAQTADRVVVLGRGKVLADAPIAEFVAGGGAAPGAAGGGSRVIVRTPSPDQLFQAIGPNATVTPREDGTFLVVGPDAPTVGTIAAQAGVVLHELTPTGASLEEAYMALTRDDVEYRSEGTR; this is encoded by the coding sequence GTGATCGAAGTCAGCCACCTCACCAAACAGTACGGTCCGAAGACCGCCGTGGACGACGTCTCGTTCGTCGTCCGACCCGGCAGTGTGACCGGCTTCCTGGGGCCGAACGGTGCCGGGAAGTCCACCACGATGCGCATGATCATGGGCCTCGACCGGCCCACCGCGGGGAGCGCGACGGTGAACGGCCAGCCGTACACGACGTTCCGCGACCCGCTCCGACAGGTCGGCGCCCTGCTCGAGGCGAAGGCGGTCCACTCGGGCCGCAGCGCCTACAACCACCTGCTCTCGCTCGCGGCGACCCACGGCATCCCGAAGGCCCGCGTGCACGAGGTCATCGACATGACCGGCCTCGAGTCGGTCGCGAAGAAGCGCGTCGGCGGGTTCTCGCTCGGCATGGGGCAGCGCCTGGGAATCGCTGCCGCACTGCTCGGCGACCCGAAGACCCTGATCCTCGACGAGCCCGTCAACGGTCTCGACCCCGACGGCGTGCTGTGGGTCAGGCAGCTCGCCCGGCGGATGGCCGCCGACGGCCGCACCGTGTTCCTGTCCAGCCACCTGATGAGCGAGATGGCGCAGACCGCTGACCGCGTGGTCGTACTCGGTCGCGGCAAGGTCCTGGCGGACGCCCCGATCGCCGAGTTCGTCGCCGGCGGGGGAGCCGCTCCCGGCGCCGCCGGCGGTGGCAGCCGGGTCATCGTCCGGACGCCGTCGCCCGACCAGCTGTTCCAGGCCATCGGCCCGAACGCGACCGTCACCCCGCGCGAGGACGGCACCTTCCTGGTCGTCGGTCCCGACGCACCGACGGTCGGCACCATCGCCGCCCAGGCCGGTGTCGTCCTGCACGAACTCACCCCGACCGGCGCGAGCCTGGAGGAGGCCTACATGGCCCTCACCCGCGACGACGTCGAGTACCGATCGGAGGGCACCCGATGA